One genomic segment of Hordeum vulgare subsp. vulgare chromosome 2H, MorexV3_pseudomolecules_assembly, whole genome shotgun sequence includes these proteins:
- the LOC123429831 gene encoding E3 ubiquitin-protein ligase EL5-like, translating into MNSSSLHRTDPIDKPAGRSSKSLDTGWIVLIVFLVLAAVGLLVLAVCCIRRRKQKPRSPAAIPRRERIPAETAVVRIGESGARRLPAERAIVHTDQSGAGEGDGVQATGCPMCLRPYDNEPGRGAPERLNCGHVFHEQCIKPWVAVNLACSVCNRTHIELCGETPGEARAPRNRYSFSHLDSSATTKDDIAVGSSSFRLPDLA; encoded by the exons ATGAATTCCAGCAGCTTACATCGTACGGATCCCATCGACAAGCCAGCCGGCAGATCCAGCAAGTCGCTCGACACTGGctggatcgtcctcatcgtcttcCTGGTCCTCGCCGCCGTGGGGCTGCTGGTCCTGGCTGTCTGCTGCATCCGCCGGCGGAAGCAGAAGCCGAGGTCTCCAGCTGCGATCCCTCGGCGCGAGCGAATCCCGGCCGAGACAGCAGTCGTTCGCATCGGAGAAAGCGGCGCCCGGCGACTCCCGGCAGAGAGAGCGATCGTCCACACCGACCAAAGCGGCGCCGGCGAGGGAGACGGAGTCCAAGCTACCGGCTGTCCGATGTGTCTCCGCCCGTACGACAACGAGCCGGGCAGGGGGGCACCGGAAAGGCTGAATTGCGGCCACGTCTTCCATGAGCAGTGCATCAAGCCGTGGGTCGCCGTGAACTTGGCCTGTTCCGTTTGCAACCGCACCCACATCGAGCTTTGCGGGGAGACACCCG GCGAGGCCAGGGCACCACGGAATCGGTACTCGTTCAGCCATCTAGACAGCTCGGCCACCACAAAGGATGACATCGCCGTCGGCAGCTCGAGCTTCCGACTACCAGATTTGGCTTGA